In a single window of the Gossypium hirsutum isolate 1008001.06 chromosome D02, Gossypium_hirsutum_v2.1, whole genome shotgun sequence genome:
- the LOC107903460 gene encoding integrin-linked protein kinase 1 isoform X1: protein MKMENLASQLKRGISRQFSTGSLKRSLSRQFSRQSSLDPRRNNLRFSFGRQSSLDPIRRRNSEDEMSVPENLDSTMQLLFMACRGDVKGVEDLLNGGIDVNSIDLDGRTALHIAACEGHVEVVKLLLSRNANIDARDRWGSTAAADAKYYGNVEVYEILKARGAKVPKTRKTPMTVANPQEVPEYELNPMELQIRKSDGITKGSYQVAKWNGTRVSVKIFDKDSYSDPESINAFKYELTLLEKVRHPNVVQFVGAVTQNIPMMIVSEYHAKGNFQNYLQKKGRLSTSKVLRFAVDIARGMNYLHECKPDPIIHCNLQPKNVLLDNGGKLKIAGFGLLRLSKLSADKAKLARPDDQLDPSNIYMAPEIHKDMIFDRGVDAYSFGVMLYEMIEGGVPFHPKPAEEAVKLMCFEQKRPPLKIKSKSCPWELRELIGECWDQEPLIRPTFSEIIVRLERIVASCTKQGWWKDTFKLPCLLLQEMRGNLSSLGKSKNQTRISWEVPILISSFQTFIFEIVCYKLDLNKILNHVHIKRKKKR, encoded by the exons ATGAAGATGGAGAACTTAGCATCGCAGTTAAAACGGGGAATTTCCCGGCAATTCTCAACCGGGTCTTTAAAACGGAGTTTAAGCCGTCAATTCAGTCGGCAATCGTCGCTTGACCCACGGCGGAACAATTTGCGGTTTAGCTTTGGACGGCAATCATCGTTGGACCCAATTAGACGAAGGAATAGTGAAGATGAGATGTCGGTGCCGGAGAATTTGGATTCGACTATGCAGCTTTTGTTTATGGCGTGTAGAGGGGATGTTAAAGGAGTAGAAGATTTGTTGAATGGAGGGATTGATGTTAATAGTATTGATCTTGATGGTCGTACTGCTTTACATATTGCTGCTTGTGAAGGTCATGTTGAGGTTGTCAAGCTTCTTCTTAGTAGAAATGCTAATATTGATGCTCGTGATCGTTGGGGTAGCACG GCAGCTGCTGATGCAAAGTACTATGGCAATGTAGAAGTGTACGAGATTTTGAAGGCCCGAGGAGCCAAAGTTCCT AAAACCAGGAAGACGCCAATGACAGTTGCTAATCCTCAAGAGGTGCCTGAGTACGAGCTTAACCCGATGGAGCTTCAAATTCGGAAGTCTGACGGTATAACAAAG GGATCATATCAAGTGGCAAAATGGAATGGCACTAGGGTATCTGTAAAGATATTTGATAAGGACAGCTATTCAGACCCTGAAAGCAT AAATGCTTTCAAATACGAGTTAACTTTACTAGAAAAAGTTCGACATCCAAATGTGGTTCAATTCGTGGGAGCCGTTACACAAAACATTCCCATGATGATTGTTTCGGAGTATCATGCAAAA GGCAACTTCCAAAACTACCTTCAAAAGAAAGGGCGTCTATCAACATCCAAAGTTTTAAGATTTGCTGTTGACATTGCCAG GGGAATGAATTACCTTCATGAATGTAAACCGGATCCGATCATCCATTGCAATTTACAGCCAAA AAATGTTTTGCTGGATAATGGTGGTAAGTTGAAGATAGCCGGTTTTGGTTTATTGAGGTTATCAAAATTATCAGCTGACAAGGCCAAATTAGCACGTCCAGACGATCAACTTGATCCATCAA atatatatatggcaccCGAAATTCATAAAGATATGATATTCGATCGAGGTGTTGATGCATATTCTTTCGGTGTTATGCTATATGAG ATGATTGAAGGAGGAGTGCCGTTTCATCCTAAACCCGCCGAAGAGGCCGTAAAATTGATGTGTTTTGAACAAAAGAGACCACCACTCAAGATCAAATCGAAAAGTTGTCCTTGGGAATTAAGGGA GCTTATCGGAGAATGTTGGGATCAAGAACCACTCATAAGACCGACTTTTTCGGAAATCATCGTACGATTAGAAAGAATAGTTGCCAGTTGCACGAAACAAGGGTGGTGGAAAGACACTTTCAAGCTTCCTTG CTTGTTGTTGCAGGAAATGAGGGGAAACTTGAGTTCATTGGGAAAAAGCAAAAACCAGACGAGGATTTCATGGGAGGTTCCGATTTTGATATCGAGTTTTCAAACCTTCATCTTCGAGATTGTATGTTATAAACTCGACCTAAACAAAATACTGAATCATGTTcacattaaaagaaaaaaaaagagatga
- the LOC107903460 gene encoding integrin-linked protein kinase 1 isoform X2, giving the protein MKMENLASQLKRGISRQFSTGSLKRSLSRQFSRQSSLDPRRNNLRFSFGRQSSLDPIRRRNSEDEMSVPENLDSTMQLLFMACRGDVKGVEDLLNGGIDVNSIDLDGRTALHIAACEGHVEVVKLLLSRNANIDARDRWGSTAAADAKYYGNVEVYEILKARGAKVPKTRKTPMTVANPQEVPEYELNPMELQIRKSDGITKGSYQVAKWNGTRVSVKIFDKDSYSDPESINAFKYELTLLEKVRHPNVVQFVGAVTQNIPMMIVSEYHAKGNFQNYLQKKGRLSTSKVLRFAVDIARGMNYLHECKPDPIIHCNLQPKNVLLDNGGKLKIAGFGLLRLSKLSADKAKLARPDDQLDPSNIYMAPEIHKDMIFDRGVDAYSFGVMLYEMIEGGVPFHPKPAEEAVKLMCFEQKRPPLKIKSKSCPWELRELIGECWDQEPLIRPTFSEIIVRLERIVASCTKQGWWKDTFKLPWK; this is encoded by the exons ATGAAGATGGAGAACTTAGCATCGCAGTTAAAACGGGGAATTTCCCGGCAATTCTCAACCGGGTCTTTAAAACGGAGTTTAAGCCGTCAATTCAGTCGGCAATCGTCGCTTGACCCACGGCGGAACAATTTGCGGTTTAGCTTTGGACGGCAATCATCGTTGGACCCAATTAGACGAAGGAATAGTGAAGATGAGATGTCGGTGCCGGAGAATTTGGATTCGACTATGCAGCTTTTGTTTATGGCGTGTAGAGGGGATGTTAAAGGAGTAGAAGATTTGTTGAATGGAGGGATTGATGTTAATAGTATTGATCTTGATGGTCGTACTGCTTTACATATTGCTGCTTGTGAAGGTCATGTTGAGGTTGTCAAGCTTCTTCTTAGTAGAAATGCTAATATTGATGCTCGTGATCGTTGGGGTAGCACG GCAGCTGCTGATGCAAAGTACTATGGCAATGTAGAAGTGTACGAGATTTTGAAGGCCCGAGGAGCCAAAGTTCCT AAAACCAGGAAGACGCCAATGACAGTTGCTAATCCTCAAGAGGTGCCTGAGTACGAGCTTAACCCGATGGAGCTTCAAATTCGGAAGTCTGACGGTATAACAAAG GGATCATATCAAGTGGCAAAATGGAATGGCACTAGGGTATCTGTAAAGATATTTGATAAGGACAGCTATTCAGACCCTGAAAGCAT AAATGCTTTCAAATACGAGTTAACTTTACTAGAAAAAGTTCGACATCCAAATGTGGTTCAATTCGTGGGAGCCGTTACACAAAACATTCCCATGATGATTGTTTCGGAGTATCATGCAAAA GGCAACTTCCAAAACTACCTTCAAAAGAAAGGGCGTCTATCAACATCCAAAGTTTTAAGATTTGCTGTTGACATTGCCAG GGGAATGAATTACCTTCATGAATGTAAACCGGATCCGATCATCCATTGCAATTTACAGCCAAA AAATGTTTTGCTGGATAATGGTGGTAAGTTGAAGATAGCCGGTTTTGGTTTATTGAGGTTATCAAAATTATCAGCTGACAAGGCCAAATTAGCACGTCCAGACGATCAACTTGATCCATCAA atatatatatggcaccCGAAATTCATAAAGATATGATATTCGATCGAGGTGTTGATGCATATTCTTTCGGTGTTATGCTATATGAG ATGATTGAAGGAGGAGTGCCGTTTCATCCTAAACCCGCCGAAGAGGCCGTAAAATTGATGTGTTTTGAACAAAAGAGACCACCACTCAAGATCAAATCGAAAAGTTGTCCTTGGGAATTAAGGGA GCTTATCGGAGAATGTTGGGATCAAGAACCACTCATAAGACCGACTTTTTCGGAAATCATCGTACGATTAGAAAGAATAGTTGCCAGTTGCACGAAACAAGGGTGGTGGAAAGACACTTTCAAGCTTCCTTG GAAATGA
- the LOC107903443 gene encoding zinc finger BED domain-containing protein RICESLEEPER 2: MDNFDQKLGPEFFKNLSAEAVTPLNVVHEEIYESSSKRPKTTSKVWDIFEKLPAQQGDSKAICKLCRRIYTAKTTSGTSHLRRHIEACVKRGNHEVDQRSIEACFKPVKRNANRLTLSHDTLIAATTSLQNYKLDVDEIHRAIAMMIIVDEQPFSVVEDAGFRRLLSAACPEFPVLSRSSIKRDIISIYVKERENIRELLATCPGRICLTSSTWKSDSDDHFSCVTTHFIDHEWRLQRRILRFKLMPPPYDSLSVADEIALCMVQWNIEHKVFSVTLENLSSDDCVADMLRSRLAAKKYLPCKGVFFHVSCFFRILNSIVQAGLNLVVDIIAKLRLGIKYVQQSPHRKKNFYIIAKTLNLDTQRKLCLDTPARWNSTYNMVEVAFCYKNAFVYLAEQDKNFLHKLSEDEWEKMSVLYKFLKVFYEVTCVFFRNRQPTSNLYFKAAWKVHSRLFDMVRGPENFMTHMVREMHSKLNQYWSAYNLILSCAAILDPRYKIKFVEYCYTKLYGSGAQKYVSVSVNTLYGLFDEYMQNSARPSQTTLLSTAASKISNDKDNNDGFEDYETFQSARFRTQVEKSQLDLYLEEPSHDLNSEIDVLEYWTLCSLRYPELSKMARDVLTIPVSTIASDSAFDISPQVISTDRSSLKPKMLQSLVCLQDWMLASDRTRGLGSMESKPEDDSSSSSDGDDDY; the protein is encoded by the exons ATGGATAACTTTGATCAGAAGCTTGGTCCAG AATTTTTCAAGAATCTTTCAGCGGAAGCTGTTACGCCATTAAATGTGGTTCATGAAGAGATATATGAAAGTTCTTCGAAGCGACCGAAAACGACATCCAAAGTCTGGGATATTTTCGAGAAGCTTCCAGCACAACAAGGAGATTCAAAGGCGATATGTAAGTTATGCAGGAGAATATATACTGCTAAAACTACTAGTGGTACTTCTCACTTGAGACGTCATATTGAAGCTTGCGTTAAACGTGGTAATCATGAAGTAGATCAGCGCTCAATAGAAGCATGCTTTAAACCTGTTAAACGGAATGCCAATCGTCTCACTCTTTCGCATGACACCTTGATTGCTGCTACTACATCCTTACAGAACTATAAACTAGATGTCGATGAGATTCATCGGGCGATTGCAATGATGATCATTGTTGATGAACAACCATTCAGTGTGGTTGAAGATGCGGGTTTTAGACGTTTATTGAGTGCTGCATGTCCTGAATTTCCGGTGCTGAGTAGGAGTTCTATTAAAAGGGATATAATTTCCATATACGTGAAGGAGAGAGAGAATATTCGTGAATTGTTAGCAACATGTCCTGGTCGGATTTGTTTGACATCCAGCACATGGAAATCCGATTCCGATGATCACTTCAGTTGTGTCACCACGCATTTCATTGACCATGAATGGAGGTTGCAGAGGAGGATTTTAAGGTTCAAGCTTATGCCTCCTCCATATGATAGTTTGTCTGTTGCTGATGAGATAGCTTTGTGTATGGTTCAATGGAACATCGAGCACAAGGTTTTCAGTGTTACGCTGGAGAATTTGTCGAGTGATGATTGTGTGGCTGACATGCTGAGATCACGACTTGCTGCGAAAAAGTATCTCCCTTGTAAGGGTGTGTTTTTTCATGTCAGTTGTTTCTTTCGCATTTTGAATTCAATTGTGCAAGCTGGTTTGAACCTAGTTGTTGATATCATTGCAAAGTTGAGACTCGGTATTAAGTATGTGCAGCAATCTCCCCATAGGAAGAAGAACTTTTACATAATTGCTAAGACTTTGAACTTGGATACTCAAAGAAAGTTGTGTCTCGATACCCCTGCCAGATGGAATTCCACATATAACATGGTAGAAGTTGCTTTCTGTTATAAGAATGCATTCGTGTACTTGGCGGAACAAGACAAAAACTTTCTACACAAATTATCAGAAGATGAGTGGGAAAAGATGAGTGTCTTATACAAATTTCTGAAAGTCTTTTACGAGGTGACGTGTGTATTTTTTAGAAACAGACAGCCGACTTCAAATTTGTATTTCAAAGCTGCATGGAAAGTTCATAGTCGCTTATTTGATATGGTTAGAGGTCCAGAAAATTTCATGACTCACATGGTCAGAGAAATGCACTCGAAATTGAACCAATACTGGTCAGCTTATAATTTGATATTGTCATGTGCTGCGATTTTGGATCCTAGATACAAGATTAAGTTTGTTGAATATTGTTACACCAAACTATATGGTAGTGGTGCTCAGAAATATGTTAGCGTAAGCGTTAACACTTTGTATGGCTTGTTTGATGAATACATGCAAAATTCAGCACGCCCTTCTCAGACTACCTTATTATCAACTGCTGCCAGTAAAATATCCAATGATAAAGACAATAACGATGGGTTTGAAGATTATGAAACCTTTCAAAGTGCCAGGTTCCGAACTCAAGTGGAGAAGTCTCAACTTGATCTTTATTTAGAAGAACCAAGCCATGATCTAAACAGTGAAATAGATGTCTTGGAGTATTGGACTTTATGTTCCTTGAGGTATCCAGAGCTTTCAAAAATGGCCCGCGATGTTTTAACCATTCCAGTGTCCACCATTGCTTCTGACAGTGCATTTGACATTAGTCCCCAAGTGATTAGCACTGATCGTAGCTCTTTAAAACCAAAGATGTTACAATCATTGGTTTGTCTTCAAGATTGGATGTTGGCTTCTGATAGAACAA GAGGTTTAGGCTCTATGGAAAGCAAACCTGAAGATGATAGCTCCAGTTCTAGTGATGGTGATGATGATTATTAG
- the LOC107903453 gene encoding UDP-glycosyltransferase 74F2, protein MEKKANNRGHVLVIPYPTQGHINPMLQFSKRLSSKGLKATFATTVFISETMKPELLNSDIDFDTISDGCDEGRFFEVRSIDDYLVRLQTVGSKTLTELIIKHKNSPRPIDCILYDAFLPWVLDVAQQFGIVGIAFFTQACAVNYIYYYARNGLLSLPISSSMMPIVIPGLPLLDLRDMPSFIYVVGSYPSYFELVLNQFSNIAKADFILVNTFYKLEQEVVDSMSKVMSQPLLTIGPTIPSMYLDKRLENDKDYDLNLFKLDSTNTCWLTTKPPCSVVYVSFGSLANLTSDQMKELSRGLKQAGFHFLWVVRSSELPKVPHGFIEEMGDKALIVTWIPQTEVLANEAIGCFFTHCGWNSTIEALCLGVPMVAMPQWTDQTTDAKLVEDVWKVGVRVNVREDGIVSGDEIERCIRQVMEGEQGIEMKRNAMKWKELAVEAVCEGGSSDKNIDELVSKILARCK, encoded by the exons ATGGAGAAAAAAGCTAACAATAGGGGTCATGTATTGGTCATTCCGTATCCGACCCAAGGCCATATTAACCCAATGCTTCAATTCTCCAAACGCTTATCCTCCAAAGGACTCAAAGCAACCTTTGCCACCACTGTCTTCATCTCCGAAACCATGAAACCTGAATTACTCAACTCTGACATCGATTTCGACACGATATCAGACGGTTGTGATGAAGGCAGATTCTTTGAAGTCAGGAGTATTGACGATTACCTTGTAAGATTACAAACTGTTGGGTCAAAAACCTTGACCGAACTTATCATAAAGCATAAGAACTCACCCCGACCTATTGATTGCATACTCTATGATGCTTTCCTTCCATGGGTTCTTGATGTTGCCCAACAATTTGGTATTGTTGGAATCGCTTTTTTTACGCAGGCGTGCGCTGTgaattacatatattattatgCTCGTAACGGGCTTTTGAGTCTTCCGATTTCATCGTCAATGATGCCAATTGTCATTCCCGGGTTGCCGTTGCTTGATCTTCGAGACATGCCGTCATTTATCTATGTTGTGGGTTCGTATCCATCTTATTTCGAGTTGGTTTTGAATCAATTCTCTAATATAGCCAAAGCTGATTTCATTTTAGTTAATACCTTCTACAAGTTGGAACAAGAG GTTGTTGATTCGATGTCGAAGGTGATGTCTCAACCACTGTTAACGATAGGCCCAACAATCCCATCCATGTATTTAGATAAAAGACTCGAAAACGACAAAGATTACGATCTCAATCTCTTTAAACTAGACTCTACTAATACATGTTGGCTAACCACCAAGCCACCATGCTCGGTCGTTTACGTCTCATTCGGAAGCTTGGCTAACCTAACCAGCGACCAAATGAAGGAACTCTCACGGGGTTTAAAGCAAGCTGGGTTTCATTTCTTGTGGGTGGTTCGGTCTTCCGAGTTACCGAAAGTCCCACACGGGTTCATTGAGGAAATGGGTGATAAAGCATTGATAGTTACTTGGATACCACAAACCGAGGTACTTGCGAATGAGGCCATAGGGTGTTTTTTCACGCATTGTGGTTGGAACTCGACGATTGAGGCCTTGTGTTTGGGGGTACCGATGGTGGCGATGCCGCAATGGACTGACCAAACCACGGATGCTAAGCTAGTTGAGGATGTTTGGAAAGTTGGGGTTCGAGTTAATGTGAGGGAGGATGGGATTGTGAGTGGAGATGAAATAGAGAGGTGTATTAGACAAGTTATGGAAGGGGAACAAGggattgaaatgaaaagaaatgctATGAAATGGAAGGAATTGGCTGTGGAAGCAGTGTGTGAAGGTGGAAGTTCGGACAAGAATATTGATGAATTGGTCTCTAAAATATTGGCACGATGTAAATAG
- the LOC107903435 gene encoding UDP-glycosyltransferase 74F2, translating into MEKKANKRVHVLVIPYPSQGHINPMLQFSKRLSSKGLKATFATTVFISETMKPELLNSDIDFDTISDGCDEGGFLEVGSVDDYLVRLQTVGSKTLTELIIKHKNSPHPIDCILYDAFLPWVLDVAQQFGIVGIAFFTQACAVDYIYYCAHNGHLSLPISSSMMPIVIPGLPLLDLRDMPSFIYVEGSYPSYFELVLNQFSNIDKVDFILVNSFYKLEQEVVDSMSKVMTQPLLTIGPTIPSMYLDKRLENDKDYDLNLFKLDSNGTCWLTNKPPCSVVYVSFGSMANLTIDQMKELARGLKQTGFHFLWVVRSSELPKVPHGFIEEMGDKALIVTWIPQTEVLANEAIGCFFTHCGWNSTIEALCLGVPMVAMPQWTDQTTDAKLVEDVWKVGVRVNVREDGIVSGDEIERCIRQVMEGEQGIETKRNAMKWKELAVEAVCEGGSSDKNIDEMVSKILARCK; encoded by the exons ATGGAGAAAAAAGCTAACAAAAGGGTTCATGTATTGGTCATTCCTTATCCAAGCCAAGGCCATATTAACCCAATGCTTCAATTCTCCAAACGCTTATCCTCCAAAGGACTCAAAGCAACCTTTGCCACCACTGTCTTCATCTCTGAAACCATGAAACCCGAATTACTCAACTCCGACATCGATTTCGACACGATATCAGACGGTTGTGATGAAGGCGGATTCTTAGAAGTCGGGAGTGTTGATGATTACCTAGTACGATTACAAACTGTTGGGTCAAAAACCTTGACCGAACTTATCATAAAGCATAAGAACTCACCCCATCCTATTGATTGCATACTCTATGATGCTTTCCTTCCATGGGTTCTTGATGTTGCCCAACAATTTGGTATTGTTGGAATAGCTTTTTTTACGCAGGCGTGCGCCGTGGATTACATATATTATTGTGCTCATAACGGGCATTTGAGTCTTCCGATTTCATCGTCAATGATGCCAATTGTCATTCCCGGGTTGCCGTTGCTTGATCTTCGAGACATGCCGTCATTTATCTATGTTGAGGGTTCATATCCATCTTATTTCGAGTTGGTGTTGAATCAATTCTCTAATATAGACAAAGTTGATTTCATTTTAGTTAATAGCTTCTACAAGTTGGAACAAGAG GTTGTTGATTCGATGTCGAAGGTGATGACTCAACCATTGTTAACGATAGGCCCAACAATCCCATCCATGTATTTAGATAAAAGACTTGAAAACGACAAAGATTACGATCTCAATCTCTTTAAACTAGACTCTAACGGTACATGTTGGCTAACCAACAAGCCACCATGCTCTGTCGTTTACGTCTCATTTGGAAGCATGGCTAACCTAACCATCGACCAAATGAAGGAGCTCGCACGGGGTTTAAAGCAAACTGGGTTTCATTTCTTGTGGGTGGTTCGGTCTTCCGAGTTACCGAAAGTCCCACACGGGTTCATTGAGGAAATGGGTGACAAAGCATTGATAGTTACTTGGATACCACAAACCGAGGTACTTGCAAATGAGGCCATAGGGTGTTTTTTCACGCATTGTGGGTGGAACTCGACGATTGAGGCCTTGTGTTTGGGGGTACCGATGGTGGCGATGCCACAATGGACCGACCAAACCACGGATGCTAAGCTAGTTGAGGATGTTTGGAAAGTTGGGGTTCGAGTTAATGTGAGGGAGGATGGGATTGTGAGTGGAGATGAAATAGAGAGGTGTATTAGACAAGTTATGGAAGGGGAACAAGGGATTGAAACGAAACGAAATGCTATGAAATGGAAGGAATTGGCTGTGGAAGCAGTGTGTGAAGGTGGAAGTTCGGACAAGAATATTGATGAAATGGTCTCTAAAATATTGGCACGATGTAAATAG